From the Tripterygium wilfordii isolate XIE 37 chromosome 6, ASM1340144v1, whole genome shotgun sequence genome, one window contains:
- the LOC119999646 gene encoding acyl carrier protein 2, mitochondrial-like produces MAARGGALLKYLRMHVTAVPQSPSPNPCNGSNLFSLSFSAIRRRFSEEVKGSFLDKSEVADRVVTVVKNFQKVEPSKVTLNAHFQNDLGLDSLDTVEIVMALEEEFGFEIPDNEADKINSINLAVDFIASHPQAK; encoded by the exons ATGGCGGCGAGAGGTGGTGCGTTGCTTAAATACCTCAGAATGCACGTAACCGCCGTGCCCCAAAGCCCTTCCCCTAACCCTTGTAACGGGAGCAACCTTTTCTCGCTCTCTTTCAGTGCGATACGCCGCCGCTTCTCCGAGGAGGTCAAGGGCTCTTTCCTTGACAAATCTGAGGTCGCAGATCGAGTCGTCACCGTCGTCAAGAACTTCCAGAAAGTTGAACCCTCCAAG GTCACACTAAATGCCCATTTCCAGAATGATCTCGGGTTAGACAGTCTAGATACCGTGGAGATTGTGATGGCACTTGAAGAAGAGTTTGGATTTGAAATCCCTGATAATGAAGCAGATAAGATCAATTCCATTAATCTTGCTGTTGATTTCATCGCTTCTCATCCTCAGGCAAAGTAG